One genomic segment of Suncus etruscus isolate mSunEtr1 chromosome 15, mSunEtr1.pri.cur, whole genome shotgun sequence includes these proteins:
- the TLE6 gene encoding transducin-like enhancer protein 6 yields the protein MTPSPPLHRCWDSEDFEDTWQIPHSVCWQSEKMDVPRSLQKMWTLKHGAPVTATALSSFLRHAFTCGRDGVKVWSLVGQVVERGSLESHLCVQNPGALVRTSHLLSDNTALLMAGNSLAGVSVWDLKAPTLHMKSTLPCSGLSCQTLASSLLDTLALGGFSDGTIRIWDFRQKQRVRDLSNTHGAATRLLVKEQQVWAGSLEGTLQCWDLRNPSEPQKYQLDSQIMGLSPHPHENFILVGLGNGQQWLQPTSGDLKQMVGCRENTILDLAFSPRGHWWLSVGMDRLVSIHSMPEGRACLQVPESTGIMCCDVAQNDRLIITGSYDSATVYQVLY from the exons ATGACCCCAAGTCCTCCCCTTCATAGATGCTGGGACTCTGAAGACTTTGAAGACACGTGGCAGATACCGCATTCTGTCTGCTGGCAGTCAGAGAAGATGGATGTACCCCGGAGCCTGCAGAAGATGTGGACACTCAAACATGGGGCACCCGTAACAGCGACTGCTCTCAGCAGCTTTCTCCGCCACGCATTTACCTGTGGCAGGGACGGCGTCAAGGTGTGGAGCCTGGTGGGCCAGGTGGTGGAGAGAGGATCCCTGGAAAGTCACCTGTGTGTGCAG AACCCGGGTGCTCTTGTTCGCACCAGTCACCTTTTGTCAGACAACACAGCCTTGCTGATGGCAGGCAacagcctggcaggagtgagcGTGTGGGACCTGAAGGCACCCACCCTGCATATGAAGAGCACCTTGCCCTGTTCTGGCCTCTCCTGCCAGACCCTGGCCTCCAGCCTCCTGGACACTCTGGCACTCGGTGGCTTCTCTGATGGCACCATCCGAATCTGGGACTTCAGGCAGAAGCAAAGGGTCAG AGACTTGAGCAATACTCATGGTGCAGCCACTAGGCTGCTGGTGAAGGAGCAACAGGTGTGGGCAGGAAGCCTGGAGGgcaccctgcagtgctgggacCTACGAAACCCCTCGGAGCCCCAGAAGTACCAGTTGGATTCCCAG ATCATGGGCCTTTCCCCCCATCCCCATGAGAATTTTATACTGGTGGGTCTGGGCAACGGGCAGCAGTGGCTACAGCCAACATCAGGGGACTTGAAGCAGATGGTGGGGTGCAGGGAGAACACCATCCTGGACCTTGCCTTCTCCCCAAGAG GCCACTGGTGGCTGAGTGTGGGGATGGACAGACTGGTCAGCATCCACAGCATGCCTGAAGGAAGGGCCTGCCTCCAG GTGCCGGAATCCACTGGCATTATGTGCTGTGATGTGGCTCAGAATGACCGATTGATCATCACGGGGTCCTACGACAGTGCCACCGTGTACCAGGTGTTGTATTGA